ACGGCCCGCTGTACCGCAACCCTCCGCGTATCTTCGGCATCGGCCTCAACTACAAAGACCACGCGGGAGACCTCGGCGAAAAGACGCCCGCCGTCTTCCCCGGAAGTTTCTACAAACCAGCCTCCTGCATCGTCGGCCCGGGAGACGACATCTGTATCCCCGCGCTGCCCGAGGCGCAAAAGACGACGGCGGAGGCGGAGCTCGGCGTCATCATCGGCAAAAAATGCAAATTCATCGAAGAAAAGGACTGGCAGGAATACATCGTCGGCTACACGACGGTCCTTGATATGACGGAGGAGTCGATACTGCGTCTCAATCCGCGCTATCTCACCATCGTCAAGGGATTCGACAGCTTTTTCAGCTTCGGCCCGCAGCTGGTGACTCCCGACGAAGTGCCCGATGTCCTCGCTCTCGAGGTGGCGACCGTCCACAACGGCGAGGTCCACGCGAAAAACACCGTGGCCAATATGACCTTCCCGCCCTCGAAACTTGTGGCGCTCATATCGCATATGCAGGGCTGGCTGCCGGGCGACATCTTATCAACCGGCACGCCGCGCGCGGTGCATATCCAGGAGGGCGACCGTGCGGAGTGCCGCATCACCGGCCCCGGCGGCTTCTCCTTCGAGCCGCTCGTGAACCCCGTAATAGACCTGAAACTAAAAAAGTAAAATACCTATAAGGAGGAATATAAAATGGAACTCGGACTCAAAAATAAATGCGCTCTTGTAATGGCCTCAAGCAGCGGCTTGGGCAAGGCGATCGCGGCGGAGATGGCGCGCGAAGGCGCGAAGGTGATGCTCTTCTCTCCCTTTGAAGAGCAGCTCAAAGAGGCGCAGGCGGATATCTTCAAAGAGACCGGAAGCCGGCCAGAATATTTCGTCGGCAGCATCACCAATCCAGAGGATATAAAAGAGCTGGTCAAGGAGACGGAGAAAAGGTGCGGCCCCGTCTACGCGCTCGTCAACAATACCGGCGGCCCCAAGCCAGGCCCCTTCGACGCCTTTGACGACGCGGCCTGGCAGGAGGCCTTCGAACTCTGTCTGCTCTCCTATATCCGCGTCATCCGGGAGGTACTGCCGCAGATGCGCGCCAACGGAGGCGGAAGGATACTGAACTCCACCTCTT
This region of Cloacibacillus sp. genomic DNA includes:
- a CDS encoding fumarylacetoacetate hydrolase family protein codes for the protein MRFVTYRKEGEEKAGIVTKSGILPMAALSEAAGFAPETEIFALIEKEQIPQLTKWYNGGGREEAERLAPKKAIPFAEVVYGPLYRNPPRIFGIGLNYKDHAGDLGEKTPAVFPGSFYKPASCIVGPGDDICIPALPEAQKTTAEAELGVIIGKKCKFIEEKDWQEYIVGYTTVLDMTEESILRLNPRYLTIVKGFDSFFSFGPQLVTPDEVPDVLALEVATVHNGEVHAKNTVANMTFPPSKLVALISHMQGWLPGDILSTGTPRAVHIQEGDRAECRITGPGGFSFEPLVNPVIDLKLKK
- a CDS encoding SDR family oxidoreductase codes for the protein MELGLKNKCALVMASSSGLGKAIAAEMAREGAKVMLFSPFEEQLKEAQADIFKETGSRPEYFVGSITNPEDIKELVKETEKRCGPVYALVNNTGGPKPGPFDAFDDAAWQEAFELCLLSYIRVIREVLPQMRANGGGRILNSTSSSVKAVLDNLILSNTFRMGVVGLAKTLSQELGKDNILVNVIAPGRIGTARIDQLDKIRAEKQGLSVEELQKKAFAGIPLGRYGRPEEYGKLAAFLCSAANTFITGQTILVDGGMVKAI